From one Triticum urartu cultivar G1812 chromosome 3, Tu2.1, whole genome shotgun sequence genomic stretch:
- the LOC125544826 gene encoding auxin response factor 3-like: MGIDLNAAGEPGKAAAVSVCRDLWHACAGPVVALPRRGSAVVYLPQAHLAGAGGGGDVPVALPPHVACRVVDVELCADPATDEVYARLAMVAEGEVFEKNMGGGRFEGEDDMEDGDGERKSRMLHMFCKTLTASDTSTHGGFSVPRRAAEDCFPPLDYQQVRPSQELVAKDLHGAKWRFRHIYRGQPRRHLLTTGWSSFVNKKKLVSGDAVLFLRGDDGELRLGVRRAIQLKNEALLKSFNSNSSKIHTLSAVANSLKHRSVFHICYNPRAAASEFIVPYWKFLKSLNRPFCIGMRFKIQYGSEDVNERRSGIITGINEVDPIRWTGSKWKSLQVRWEDGTDCNSQNRLSPWDIEIVGGSVSIAQSLSASSSKRTKLCPQGNVDVPTLYGNGRPDSVGADKLPRVLQGQELMGSGTHRVTCPPQPGGATEFRRSDGTGFLADTRSCMLSGPASRLPPQSPYFAYQPVGFGESVGFPEVLQGQEVCQTVPLFQGMVSDTCSAKGGYGLYNYMCTSSAMNRGFSSAAQGYPLSLSTPPPAEVASPSSTVAAPQLWLASKNNEEAAIGSQPNPLGTRKASGDGAAKLGSDGRKVARTSCMLFGFSLTEKMLPTEEDCAKEGNHEVDCQNPRMLDLFGYNRATPGALHALCAAPLGI, from the exons ATGGGCATCGATCTCAACGCGGCGGGCGAGCCtggcaaggcggcggcggtgtcGGTGTGCCGGGACCTGTGGCACGCCTGCGCGGGGCCCGTCGTGGCGCTGCCGCGCCGGGGCAGCGCCGTCGTCTACCTGCCGCAGGCGCACCTCGCGGGGGCCGGCGGCGGGGGGGACGTCCCGGTGGCCCTGCCGCCGCACGTGGCGTGCCGCGTGGTGGACGTCGAGCTATGC GCGGATCCGGCGACGGACGAGGTCTATGCGCGACTGGCTATGGTGGCGGAGGGCGAG GTCTTTGAGAAGAACATGGGAGGTGGTAGGTTTGAAGGCGAAGATGACATGGAGGATGGTGATGGAGAAAGGAAGTCCCGGATGCTGCACATGTTCTGCAAGACACTAACGGCCTCTGACACGAGCACACACGGGGGATTCTCTGTTCCCCGCCGTGCTGCCGAGGACTGTTTCCCTCCACTG GATTACCAGCAGGTCAGGCCTTCCCAAGAGCTTGTTGCAAAGGATTTGCATGGAGCGAAGTGGAGGTTCCGCCATATCTATAGAG GTCAACCACGTAGGCATCTTTTAACGACTGGATGGAGTTCGTTTGTCAATAAAAAGAAACTTGTCTCTGGGGATGCAGTCTTATTTCTCCG TGGTGATGATGGTGAACTACGACTTGGTGTAAGGAGAGCCATTCAGCTTAAAAATGAGGCCCTTCTGAAATCTTTCAATAGCAACAGCTCAAAGATACACACACTGTCTGCTGTGGCTAATTCCTTGAAACATAGAAGTGTTTTTCACATCTGTTACAATCCAAG GGCTGCTGCATCCGAATTTATTGTTCCGTACTGGAAGTTCCTGAAGAGCCTGAATCGTCCATTTTGTATTGGAATGAGGTTTAAGATTCAGTACGGGAGTGAAGATGTTAATGAGAG GCGATCTGGAATAATTACAGGTATTAATGAAGTAGACCCCATTAGGTGGACTGGTTCAAAATGGAAAAGCCTGCAG GTAAGATGGGAGGATGGCACAGACTGTAATAGCCAAAATAGACTATCTCCATGGGATATCGAGATAGTTGGTGGCTCGGTCTCTATTGCTCAGTCTCTGTCAGCATCCAGTTCTAAACGAACTAAACTGTGCCCTCAGGGAAATGTGGACGTCCCAACTCTGT ATGGAAATGGTCGTCCGGACTCCGTGGGAGCTGATAAGCTCCCCAGGGTCTTGCAAGGTCAAGAATTGATGGGTTCTGGAACTCATCGTGTTACATGTCCTCCTCAGCCAGGTGGCGCCACAGAATTCAGGCGTTCTGATGGTACGGGGTTCCTTGCTGATACACGAAGCTGCATGCTGAGTGGTCCAGCAAGCAGGCTTCCACCTCAAAGCCCCTATTTCGCCTACCAACCTGTAGGCTTCGGTGAATCCGTTGGGTTCCCGGAGGTCTTGCAAGGTCAAGAAGTTTGTCAGACGGTTCCTTTGTTCCAAGGAATGGTGTCTGATACATGTTCCGCCAAAGGGGGATATGGGCTGTACAACTACATGTGCACCTCGTCCGCCATGAACCGAGGGTTTTCATCTGCAGCTCAAGGATATCCTCTCTCCCTGTCTACTCCGCCGCCAGCAGAAGTGGCTTCGCCCTCATCCACAGTTGCTGCACCACAGCTCTGGCTGGCCAGCAAGAACAACGAAGAAGCTGCGATTGGCAGCCAGCCTAACCCACTTGGAACTCGAAAGGCTTCTGGTGATGGTGCTGCTAAGCTTGGGTCTGATGGAAGGAAGGTTGCCAGAACCAGTTGCATGCTTTTCGGGTTTTCCTTGACTGAGAAGATGTTGCCAACGGAAGAAGACTGTGCCAAGGAAGGGAACCATGAAGTCGACTGTCAGAATCCGCGGATGCTAGACTTGTTTGGATACAACCGCGCCACTCCCGGCGCTCTTCATGCCCTCTGCGCCGCTCCACTGGGAATATGA